The genomic DNA GGAAAAGCTCCATCGTGATTTTGAATGTTTCCTCTATCTTGTTCAACTTTGAGGTGTACTTCGAAGGTTGAGTATCAACATAGCTGGTTCTCTCCCAATGGATTCGGGGAAAGAGTTTGAAAATCTCTAAGAGCTTGGATTCTTCTTCTCTTGGAACGACCAACCAAAAGCGTTCGACTTTGAGCACTGCCATGATCTTTCACTCACTCTTTTACGAACGATTTCAACACGAATTTGACAGCCTTTTCAACATTCTCAAGCAATTTACGTTTGTACGCTTGCAATTGATTTTGATGTTCTTCCGCCAACTTTCGTTTTTTCAGGTCTATTTCCGCCATTCGTTCCTTCAGCGATTGATCTAACTCCTTTTCAAACAATTCTTTTTCATTCTCGAGCTGCAATTTGAGTTCTTCCAACTTCTTCTGAAGTCTTCGCCTGGCATCTTCCTCGGCGTTCAAAAGTTCGCTTTGTACTTCTTCTTCCCTTTTTTTGATTAGTTCCAGCACATCCTTAACTTTTCCTTGTTCCATAGAATTCCTCCACTCGTGGCAGAATTCACAAAAGATTCTAACCGTCAAGACTTTACGGAAAAATTACAGATGATTCTCGACAAGCGAACACACAATGCAAGTGTCCAAAATCAATGATTAGTCGTGTAAATTATATCTCAGAAAATCAATGGAAGGGGAGATCAGCCATGCACATTTTCTTTGAAGTTTTTCGAGCCTTATTGAAAAAGTTTTTTCCCAAAGATCAGGAAAAGTTCAAAGTGAGCATACTTTACTTCTTTGGTTTCTCTTTCACTTTGTTCGGAATTTTTTCTAACGGTTTACGGCACCCTACAGAATTTTTGAATGATTTACTTGAGATAATCCGAACGCCAGATTATTTGCTAACTGATTACATTCAAATCGGTGGTTTATCCGCAGCTTTTTTCAACTCAGGTATACTCATGTTATTCTTCACGTTGATTCTACAGCTTTTGAAAGTGCCCATCACGGGGCTCTCCTACGCCTCGGTGTTGACGGTTGGGGGGTTTGCGCTCTTCGGTAAAAACATTTTCAATGTATGGCCAATCATCCTTGGAGTGGTTCTTTATTCTCTCTATAAAAAAGAACCAGTTCAAAGGTACATTTACGTGGCTTATTTTGGAACGGCAATCTCACCTTTGGTTTCTTTTGTGGCCTTTTCGTCGCCGTTCGATCATTCAATACGGTTTGCAATTTCGTACGGTGTTGGTATCTTAGTTGGTTTCTTTTTACCATCTATGGCGAGTTACTTTCTAACGCTGCACAAGGGTTACAACTTATATAATGTCGGATTCACCTGTGGTTTGATCGGGACCGTGGCAGCAGCTTTTTTGAGGGTCTACGGCATTCAAATTCCGATTCAAATAGTATGGAGTTCCGGGAACAATTTGATTTTGTCGTTATTTTTAATATCGCTATTTTTCTTCGTTTGGTTGTGTGGTTGGTTGCTGAACGGCAGGAGTTGGCGTGGATATAAAAAATTGTTGAGACACTCAGGAAGATTGTTAACTGATTTCATCGTTTTGGAGGGTTTACCATTTACATTGATGAACATAGGACTTCTCGGTGCGATTTCGACGATCTACGTCCTTTTGACCAAGAGTCAGTTGAATGGCCCGACGGTTGGAGGAATAATGACCGTGGCGGGGTTCGCTGCTCTCGGAAAACATCTTAGAAATGTCATGCCAGTGATGGTTGGTGTGACGATAGCAAGTTTGACAAACAGTTATGAATTGGGAAGTCCCAACAATGTACTTGCTGCTTTGTTTGGAACCACAGTTGCACCGATAGCTGGTGAGTTTGGAATCATTTGGGGTGCCGTTGCGGGTTTCGTGCACAACGCCATGGTGAACAACGTAGGCTTTCTCCACGCAGGTTTCAACCTCTACAACAACGGTTTTGCAGGGGGATTAGTAACCATAATACTGATACCGATCATCAAGGCAGTTCACAAGAGGGAGGATCTGTGATGGCTCTCGATCGGGAAATAGTGATTCGCGTATGTGCACAACTGACTAAATACTTACTCGAAAAGTTTTCAGAAAATGTGAACATCTCGATCTCTCGTGGTCAAAAATATGAAGTTAAGATTGAATCACGAGTTTCATTGAGTGAAGAGGAACTGAACTTGCTCAAAAATTATCTGAGTGTTCAGCCTCAAGAAATAGGTTATTATTATCTACCATTAGTGGGTGAATACGGCTCGGAAGAAGATCTCACAGTGATCGCGATGTTGTTGGAAGCTTTGAGAATAGATTACGATGAAACGAATCAAAAGCTGGAGCTTTATTTTCGAGTACGTTGACTCGGATTTGCTTTATGATAAAATCATAAAAGACAAAATCCTTTCGAGGGGGTGTGTTCGGTTATGAAGAAACTTTTCATAGTCGCTGTTTTACTCTTCTCACTCATGAGTTTTGCAGCTCTTGGATTTAAAATCGGCCTTGTCACAGGCACTGTGTCGCAGGGTGAGGACGAATATCGTGGAGGCGAAAACGTCGTTAGAAAGTACGGCAACGAAATCATCCATGTGACTTATCCAGACAAGTTCATGCAGGAGCAAGAAACAACGATCTCAAGAATCGTCGAACTTGCTTATGATCCCAAAGTGAAAGCTATTGTGATCTGTCAAGGTGTTCCTGGAACTGTTGCTGCGATCAGGAGAGTTAAAGAGTTCAGGCCTGACATGATCTTTGTCGTGGGTGTACCTCACGAAGACCCAGAAGTTGTAGGTGCCGTTGCAGATGTTATATTCGAGACAGACACTCCGGGTCGTGGAATCACGATAGTTGATCTTGCTTACAAAATGGGTGCCAAGAGATTCATACATTATTCCTTCCCCAGACACATGAGTTACAAACTGCTCGCTGAAAGAAGGAACATCATGGAACAACGTTGTAAAGAACTCGGCATAGAGTTCATCTTCGTTTCCGCACCAGATCCACTCGGTGAGCAAGGTTTAACTGGGGCTCAGCAGTTCATCCTTGAAGATGTTCCAAGGCAAATTGCGAAGTATGGAAAAGACACGGCTTTCTTCTCAACTAACTGTGGTATGCAGGAACCGTTGATCAAAGCCATAGCTCAACACGGTGGAATTTATCCAGAGCAATGTTGTCCATCACCGACGCACGGTTATCCCGGAGCACTCGGTATTGAGATACCTGCAGAAAAGAAAGGTGACTACAATTACATACTGAAAGCTATCAACCAAAAGGTTATTGAAAGAGGCGCTGCTGGAAGGTTTGCAACTTGGCCGGTGCCGATCAACATGGTGTTCACTGAAGCTGGTGTGGAGGTAGCTATAGAGTTGGTTCAAAAGAAGATCAAGTCCAATGACATGAACGCAGTTAAGTCGGTACTCGATAGGGTGGTTTCGAGTAAGATATCTGGTTATGGTATCAAAACGATCAAGAGATATCCGAAAGCAGGGAACTATTACATGGTCACTCTGGATTCTGTTATATTCGGCGTGACTCAATTTTGATGTGATTACGTGGAAAAAATGAAAGAAGATGTCGGCGGTGACGCCGACATCTTTTTTGAGATGGGGAGGGTGATCATGCCAAAGGTTTTAGAAATGCGGAACATAAACAAATCGTTCTATGGTAATCAGGTCCTCAAGAATGTCAATCTCACTCTATCTGAGGGCGAAATTCATGGTCTTGTAGGTGAAAACGGAGCGGGAAAGACCACCCTTATGAACATTCTTTTTGGCATGCCTGTCATCCACAGTACGGGAGGTTTTGAAGGAGAGATTCTGATCAATGGTGAAAGAGTAGTTATAGACAGCCCAAGAAAAGCTATGGAATACGGTATAGGAATGGTACATCAAGAATTCATGCTCATACCTGGTTTTACTGTTACTGAAAACATAAAGTTGAACAGGGAAATAACTAAGAACAACTTGTTGAGTAAAGTGTTCGGCAAATCCTTGAATACCCTTGATTTTGCGACCATGAGAGATGAAGCAAAACAAGCGATCAATACGATCGGTATGTCTATCGATGAGTGGGCAGTGGTTGCGGGCCTACCTGTGGCTCACAAACAGTTCATAGAAATCGCCAGAGAAATCGACAAGAAAAACCTCAAGATATTGGTTCTGGACGAACCCACCGCTGTACTTTCCGAAGCTGAAGCAGAGAAATTGTTGGACGTTGTTCGTTATCTTGCCAGAAAGGGTGTTGCCATACTTTTCATTTCTCATAGACTGAGTGAAGTGTTGAAAGTTTCAGACAGAATAACGATCCTCAGAGACGGCGTTGTAGTTGATAGTAAGATTGCGTCGTCGTTCACACTCTCAGAAATCGCTGAAAAAATGGTTGGTAGAAAGCTTGAAGGTTTGACTCTGCCCCCTAGGTCGAAGGAACCTTCCGATGAAGATATCATCATGTCTATAAAAAATCTCAAAGTTTACATGCCCGGTGAGAGTGTGAAAGATTTCAGTATAGATATTCGTCGTGGAGAAATACTTGGTATAGGAGGCTTGGCAGGTCATGGAAAACTCGGTGTGGCCAATGGAATAGCGGGAATGTATCCTGCAGAGGGTGAAGTCTATCTTGAAGGAAAGCCCTACAGATTGAACGATGCTTCTTACGCTTTGAAAAACGGCATTGTCTATCTCTCTGAGGATAGAAGAGGTGTGGGACTTTTGTTGGATGAATCTGTGGAAATGAATATAACCGCGACGGCCATACAAGCTTTCGGAGATTTTACCAGAAAGTTTTTGTTTCTCACTCTGTACGACAGGAAGAAAATCAGACAACATGCGCTTGAAATGATCAAAAAGCTTGATATACGTTGCAAATCACCGACGCAAATTGTGAGGAGACTCAGTGGAGGTAATCAGCAGAAAGTTTGCCTGGCGAGGGCATTCACTCTAAAACCGAAAATACTTTTTGTTTCTGAACCTACTAGGGGTATCGATGTCGGTGCAAAGAAACTCGTGTTGGATTACTTGATCAACATGAACAGGGAATACGGTATCACGATAGTCATGACCTCGAGTGAACTTGCGGAATTGAGAACCATCTGCGATAGAATTGCTATAGTTGCTGAGGGAAGGCTCTCTGCGATACTTTCTCCAAAAGCAAGTGATGCAGAATTTGGTTTAGCAATGGCTGGGGAGCTGCAGGAGGTGACACATCGTGGATAAATTCATCGAGTGGATCAAGAAAGTTGATATACCAACGCTCATCATCTTTTTGTTTCTCATAGCCTTGTTCATTCTCGCAGCTTTTACAAACGTTTCCATTCCTTCTTTGTTGAGTGACTCGATCCGACGTATTGGCATGAATGGGGTTCTTGTTCTTGCAATGGTTCCAACGATCAGAGTTGGAACTGGACCAAACTTTGGTTTGCCTGTTGGAATCATAGGGGGACTTTTGGGCGCTCTGATAAGTATGCAGCTTGGCTTGGCAGGATTTGCTGGTCTTTGGATCGCAGTTCTATTGGCGATATTGATATGTACTGTGATAGGTTTAGGCTACGCTTGGTTGCTAGAAAAGGTGCGAGGACAAGAGATGATGGTGGGAACGTACATGGGTTACTCGATAGTCGCATTCATGTCGATTCTCTGGTTGATGCTTCCGTTCACGAACCCCGACATGATTTGGGCAATAGGTGGTAGGGGTTTGAGATACACTCTCGCTCTCGATAGGTATTTTGGACATATACTCAACAATTTCCTGAAATTCAAGATCGGTGGTTTTGAGATACCGACAGGTTTACTCCTCTTTTTTGCAGGTTCTTGTCTTGTAGTGTATTTGTTCTTCAGAACGAGAGTGGGACTCGCAATAGATCTGGTTGGTCAAAATGAAAGATACGCGATCAGCTCTGGTGTTAACCCAAGGAGAGCAAGATTGATGGCCGTTGTCCTATCCACTGTGATCGCAGGTGTTGGGATCATAGTGTACGCTCAAAGTTATGGTTTTCTCCAACTTTACCAAGCTCCTTTGTTCATGACTTTCCCTGCTGTAGCTTCGATACTCATCGGTGGAGCATCTATAAAGAGGGCAAGCATACGTAACGTTGTTGTTGGTACAGTCGTATTCCAAACGCTTTTGACGATAGCATTGCCAGTTCTCAGTCAAGTAACGCGTGGAGATATCACTGAAGTGATGAGGTTGATCGTCAGTAACGGTATGATACTGTACGCACTCACGCGAGCACCAAGGGAGGCGAGCTGAGATGGAGAGATGGAAAAGAATTTTGATCTCTTACGCAGTTCCCATAGTTTTCACTATCCTTTGTGTATCTGCTGTGCTGATAGCGAGAATTCCAACACTCTTCTTGGCTAGTGAAATAGTTAGAAGGCTTAGCAGAAACACCTTCTTGGTGCTTTCCCTCATCATTCCGATAATCGCCGGTTTGGGTCTCAACTTTGGGATCGTTCTGGGAGCCATGGCAGGACAAGCTGCTCTCTTTTTCGTGGTTGACTGGAAGGTGAAAGGTGTTTTAGGGATCTTGATCGCGTGTATCATTGCCAGCGCGATTTCGATACTTCTGGGTTGGCTTGCAGGACTAACTCTCAACAAAGCAAAGGGTAGAGAGATGATCACATCGATGATTTTAGGTTTCTTTGCCAATGGAATATACCAGCTCATTTTTCTCTTCTTCGTAGGTTCGCTGATACCGTACAGAACGAAACAGTTCTTGCTTCCTGAAGGGGTCGGATTGAGGAACACAGTCGATCTATTTGGAACGTTGGCTTCCGCTCTGAACAACATTTGGATCGTTCGTTTCGGTACAGTTCGAGTTTTTGTTGTGCCTTTATTGATAGTGGTTGCTCTGTGCTTTCTGATCACATTTTTGTTCAAGACAAAGCTTGGACAAGATATCAGAGCTGTTGGACAGGACATGCACATCGCCGAGGTGGCCGGTATAAAGGTCAACAAAGTGAGGATCATCGCTGTGATCATGTCCACTGTTCTGGCAGCCATAGGTCAAATCATTTATCTTCAGGATATAGGAACTATCAACACCTACAACAGTCATGAGCAAATAGGTCTCTTTTCGATCGCAGCTTTGTTAGTGGGAGGAGCGTCGACTCGAAAAGCAACAATATGGAATGCGATAATTGGTGTACTACTCTTTCACACACTCTTCGTTGTAGCACCGAGTGCTGGTAACAAGCTTTTTGGTCAACCGCAAGTTGGCGAATTCTTTAGAGAGTTTCTCGCATATGCAGTCATCGCGTTCGCACTCGCGATGCATGGTTGGAGAACAAGAAAGATACTGATGTAAAACTTAAAAAGGGGCCGAAAGGCCCCTTTCAAATTTTTTCGAGAATCAATTTCTTCATTTGGAGTAGAAGTTGCTCAATTTTGCTGGTATCTTTTCCACCTGCTTGCGCGAAATCTACTCGTCCACCACCACCGCCACCCAGTAAACTCGCTCCCATTCGGGCTAGTTCATTCGCAGAGATCTTGTTCGTTAAATCTTTCGATACCCTCACGACGAAGTTCACTTTTTCATCTTGGATTGAAATAATGACCACGATAGCTCGATCTTGGCCGGAGATCGCAACATCAGAAAGGTTTCTGAGCGTTGAGGGATCTACATCGTGAAGAATGATCGCTTTGAAGTTGACATCTTTCACTTTCTCGAATGGTGATTGTTTGATTTGCAAAGTCAAAGTTTTTGTCCTCATCTGTTCAAGTTCTTTCTCTAGAAGCTCTCTTTCTTTGAGTAGATTTTTCACTCTATTTGGAACTTCATCCACTGAGGATTGGATCAACCCCGCTATTTGTTGAAGTGTTATTTCCAATTTTCTCACATATCCTAAGGCATTTAAACCTGTTACAGCTTCGATTCTACGTACCCCAGCTGAAACAGCATTTTCTGAAACTATTTTGAAAAGGCCTATATTGCCCGTATTGGAAACGTGGGTTCCTCCACAAAGTTCTTCACTGAAATTTTCAACTTTTACTACTCTCACGATGTCTCCATACTTTTCCCCGAATAGAGCTGTGGCACCTTCTTCAACAGCTTCCTTGTAAGTTTTTTCCTCAATTTTCACCGGAACGGCTTTAAGGATCACTTCGTTCACGAGATCTTCAATTTCTTTCAACTGTTCTTCAGTTAAAGCTTCATAGTGAGTGAAATCAAACCTGAGTTTATCGGGAGTGACCAGCGAGCCGAACTGCCTGACGTGATCACCCAATATTCTCCTCAATGCCGCGTGTAGCAGATGCGTCGCCGTATGATTCCTTGCGGTAGCTTTCCTTCTTCCTTCATCGACGATCAGTTTTACCCTTTGGCCAACTCGAAGCGTATCTCTAACTACTTTCACCACGTGTGCTATGATGCCTTCTGTTGGAATAAAAACATGTTCTACGAAGGCTTCTCCATGATCCCAAACGATACGACCTGTATCACTGATTTGACCACCACGTTCAGCGTAGAAAGGAGTCTCAACAGTTACAAGTTCAACTTTGTCCCCAGCTTCTGCGGAATCAACTTTTCTTTCCTTGCGAAGCATCAGGACAACAGATTCATGCTCTAAAGTTTGGTATCCAACGAAATTTGTTTTTTGAACCTTGGCAAGTTCTTCATAATCTCCTACAGCTTTTGCATACTCAACATCGAACTTAGCACTTTTAGATTTTTCCCTCTGTTGTTGCATCCATCTTTCGAAACCATCGAGATCAACCTTTAACCCTTTTTCCTTAGCCACGTCGACAACTATGTCTGGAGGAAATCCGTAGGTATCATACAGTTTAAACAATTGTTCTCCACTGATGAATCCTTCTGAACGTTCTATGATTTCATTCAGCATTTGTATACCTTGGGAAATCGTATTGAAAAATCTTTCCTCTTCAGATTTTGTGATTTCTTCGATGAGATTTCTTTTTCTTTCTACCTCAGGATAGATTTCTTTCATTCTTTCAATAACTGTTCTGCACACTTTGTGAAGGAATGGCTTGTTTGCTCCCAGCAGAACACCGTGCCGTACCGCCCTGCGGAGTATCCTTCTGAGTACATAACCTCTCTCTTCGTTCGAAGGAAAAACTCCATCCGCTATGAGGAAGGCAACCGCTCGTGCATGATCTGCGATCACCCTTAGAGACACATCTATGTTCTCATCTTTTCCATACTTGACACCAAACAATTCTTCTTCTCTTTCGATGATGGGTTTGAACAAATCTGTTTCAAAGTTACTCTTTACATTTTGCACGACTGCCGATATTCTCTCCAAACCTGCACCAGTGTCGATGTTTTTCTTTGGTAGTGGATGCAACTTGCCTTTGTCGTCCTGATAGAACTCGGTGAAGACGAGGTTCCAGATTTCTAGGAATCTTTTGTCATTGTTTGCAGGCGTACATTCTACATCCTTTGAGTGATCGTTCATAACACCGAGATCGTAATGTATCTCTGAACAAGGACCACATGGTCCCGTTGGTCCAGCAGGTCCCCAAAAGTTGGTATCTTTACCCATTCGAATGATCTTTCTTTCTGGAACACCGACCAGATCTCGCCAAATTTCGAAGGCCTCATCGTCTTCTTCATACACCGTAACCCAGAGTTTATCCTCGCTCAATTTAAGAACCTGCGTAACGAATTCCCATGCCCAAAGTATAGCTTCCTCCTTGAAGTAATCTCCAAAGGAGAAATTACCCAGCATTTCAAAAAAAGTGTGATGCCGTGGTGTTCGGCCAACGTTTTCTATATCGTTAGTCCTAAGGCACTTTTGACACGTTGCCACACGCGTGTAGATTGGTTCAACTTTACCCCAGAAGATAGGTTTGAACGGTACCATTCCAGCCACAGTGAACAAAAGTTGTGGATCATCTGGTACAAGTGATGCGCTCGGCAACACTTTGTGGCCTTTTGCTTCAAAGAAGCTCAGAAAACTCGATCTGATCTCATCGGAGGTCAAGATTCCATCACCTCACAAAACACCGATTGATAAAAGGTAATAGGTAATGGGGGTAACGAAGAGAAGGCCATCTATTCGGTCCAGCATACCTCCATGGCCTGGCAACACGTTACCGGTATCTTTGACTTTAAAGTAACGCTTCAATGCGGATTCAAACAGATCCCCAAAGGTACCGAACACAGCGACGATCACAGAAAAAATCACGAGAGAGGAAAAGGGCATAACTCTCGCTTTGAAAACGAAGCCAAAGATGAATTTGTACAAGAATGAAAACACCAGCGCACCCAAGAAACCTCCAATGATTCCCTCCAAGCTTTTGTTTGGACTGAATTTTCTCGAAATCTTGGTTTTTCCCCACCTCGTTCCTACAAAGTAAGCGCAAGTATCGTACAACCACACTGCAGTCAAATTGAGCAAAGCGTTGGCTGCGCCAAATTCGAGGTAGATTGGGAAGAAAAACGATAAACAGCCGGCCACATACGTGAGAGAAAGACTGGTTGCAATGACAGTTGACCAAACTGTCTCTATGCTCTTTTGTGTCAAAATTACAAGTACGTTGGTTAGAACGAATGCCAAGCTAAGGAGTAACAATCCTTTTTGAGCTTCCGTGATGCCATGTATGAC from Pseudothermotoga sp. includes the following:
- a CDS encoding DUF1576 domain-containing protein, which translates into the protein MHIFFEVFRALLKKFFPKDQEKFKVSILYFFGFSFTLFGIFSNGLRHPTEFLNDLLEIIRTPDYLLTDYIQIGGLSAAFFNSGILMLFFTLILQLLKVPITGLSYASVLTVGGFALFGKNIFNVWPIILGVVLYSLYKKEPVQRYIYVAYFGTAISPLVSFVAFSSPFDHSIRFAISYGVGILVGFFLPSMASYFLTLHKGYNLYNVGFTCGLIGTVAAAFLRVYGIQIPIQIVWSSGNNLILSLFLISLFFFVWLCGWLLNGRSWRGYKKLLRHSGRLLTDFIVLEGLPFTLMNIGLLGAISTIYVLLTKSQLNGPTVGGIMTVAGFAALGKHLRNVMPVMVGVTIASLTNSYELGSPNNVLAALFGTTVAPIAGEFGIIWGAVAGFVHNAMVNNVGFLHAGFNLYNNGFAGGLVTIILIPIIKAVHKREDL
- a CDS encoding DUF3798 domain-containing protein: MKKLFIVAVLLFSLMSFAALGFKIGLVTGTVSQGEDEYRGGENVVRKYGNEIIHVTYPDKFMQEQETTISRIVELAYDPKVKAIVICQGVPGTVAAIRRVKEFRPDMIFVVGVPHEDPEVVGAVADVIFETDTPGRGITIVDLAYKMGAKRFIHYSFPRHMSYKLLAERRNIMEQRCKELGIEFIFVSAPDPLGEQGLTGAQQFILEDVPRQIAKYGKDTAFFSTNCGMQEPLIKAIAQHGGIYPEQCCPSPTHGYPGALGIEIPAEKKGDYNYILKAINQKVIERGAAGRFATWPVPINMVFTEAGVEVAIELVQKKIKSNDMNAVKSVLDRVVSSKISGYGIKTIKRYPKAGNYYMVTLDSVIFGVTQF
- a CDS encoding sugar ABC transporter ATP-binding protein, with the protein product MKEDVGGDADIFFEMGRVIMPKVLEMRNINKSFYGNQVLKNVNLTLSEGEIHGLVGENGAGKTTLMNILFGMPVIHSTGGFEGEILINGERVVIDSPRKAMEYGIGMVHQEFMLIPGFTVTENIKLNREITKNNLLSKVFGKSLNTLDFATMRDEAKQAINTIGMSIDEWAVVAGLPVAHKQFIEIAREIDKKNLKILVLDEPTAVLSEAEAEKLLDVVRYLARKGVAILFISHRLSEVLKVSDRITILRDGVVVDSKIASSFTLSEIAEKMVGRKLEGLTLPPRSKEPSDEDIIMSIKNLKVYMPGESVKDFSIDIRRGEILGIGGLAGHGKLGVANGIAGMYPAEGEVYLEGKPYRLNDASYALKNGIVYLSEDRRGVGLLLDESVEMNITATAIQAFGDFTRKFLFLTLYDRKKIRQHALEMIKKLDIRCKSPTQIVRRLSGGNQQKVCLARAFTLKPKILFVSEPTRGIDVGAKKLVLDYLINMNREYGITIVMTSSELAELRTICDRIAIVAEGRLSAILSPKASDAEFGLAMAGELQEVTHRG
- a CDS encoding ABC transporter permease → MDKFIEWIKKVDIPTLIIFLFLIALFILAAFTNVSIPSLLSDSIRRIGMNGVLVLAMVPTIRVGTGPNFGLPVGIIGGLLGALISMQLGLAGFAGLWIAVLLAILICTVIGLGYAWLLEKVRGQEMMVGTYMGYSIVAFMSILWLMLPFTNPDMIWAIGGRGLRYTLALDRYFGHILNNFLKFKIGGFEIPTGLLLFFAGSCLVVYLFFRTRVGLAIDLVGQNERYAISSGVNPRRARLMAVVLSTVIAGVGIIVYAQSYGFLQLYQAPLFMTFPAVASILIGGASIKRASIRNVVVGTVVFQTLLTIALPVLSQVTRGDITEVMRLIVSNGMILYALTRAPREAS
- a CDS encoding ABC transporter permease produces the protein MERWKRILISYAVPIVFTILCVSAVLIARIPTLFLASEIVRRLSRNTFLVLSLIIPIIAGLGLNFGIVLGAMAGQAALFFVVDWKVKGVLGILIACIIASAISILLGWLAGLTLNKAKGREMITSMILGFFANGIYQLIFLFFVGSLIPYRTKQFLLPEGVGLRNTVDLFGTLASALNNIWIVRFGTVRVFVVPLLIVVALCFLITFLFKTKLGQDIRAVGQDMHIAEVAGIKVNKVRIIAVIMSTVLAAIGQIIYLQDIGTINTYNSHEQIGLFSIAALLVGGASTRKATIWNAIIGVLLFHTLFVVAPSAGNKLFGQPQVGEFFREFLAYAVIAFALAMHGWRTRKILM
- the alaS gene encoding alanine--tRNA ligase, with protein sequence MTSDEIRSSFLSFFEAKGHKVLPSASLVPDDPQLLFTVAGMVPFKPIFWGKVEPIYTRVATCQKCLRTNDIENVGRTPRHHTFFEMLGNFSFGDYFKEEAILWAWEFVTQVLKLSEDKLWVTVYEEDDEAFEIWRDLVGVPERKIIRMGKDTNFWGPAGPTGPCGPCSEIHYDLGVMNDHSKDVECTPANNDKRFLEIWNLVFTEFYQDDKGKLHPLPKKNIDTGAGLERISAVVQNVKSNFETDLFKPIIEREEELFGVKYGKDENIDVSLRVIADHARAVAFLIADGVFPSNEERGYVLRRILRRAVRHGVLLGANKPFLHKVCRTVIERMKEIYPEVERKRNLIEEITKSEEERFFNTISQGIQMLNEIIERSEGFISGEQLFKLYDTYGFPPDIVVDVAKEKGLKVDLDGFERWMQQQREKSKSAKFDVEYAKAVGDYEELAKVQKTNFVGYQTLEHESVVLMLRKERKVDSAEAGDKVELVTVETPFYAERGGQISDTGRIVWDHGEAFVEHVFIPTEGIIAHVVKVVRDTLRVGQRVKLIVDEGRRKATARNHTATHLLHAALRRILGDHVRQFGSLVTPDKLRFDFTHYEALTEEQLKEIEDLVNEVILKAVPVKIEEKTYKEAVEEGATALFGEKYGDIVRVVKVENFSEELCGGTHVSNTGNIGLFKIVSENAVSAGVRRIEAVTGLNALGYVRKLEITLQQIAGLIQSSVDEVPNRVKNLLKERELLEKELEQMRTKTLTLQIKQSPFEKVKDVNFKAIILHDVDPSTLRNLSDVAISGQDRAIVVIISIQDEKVNFVVRVSKDLTNKISANELARMGASLLGGGGGGRVDFAQAGGKDTSKIEQLLLQMKKLILEKI
- a CDS encoding phosphatidate cytidylyltransferase, producing MTVETKTRLITALIVAPFVVLCFISYKSLIGLVAAVVLLASYELLNMASRESNERTFVKYGVAISVGFVVIHGITEAQKGLLLLSLAFVLTNVLVILTQKSIETVWSTVIATSLSLTYVAGCLSFFFPIYLEFGAANALLNLTAVWLYDTCAYFVGTRWGKTKISRKFSPNKSLEGIIGGFLGALVFSFLYKFIFGFVFKARVMPFSSLVIFSVIVAVFGTFGDLFESALKRYFKVKDTGNVLPGHGGMLDRIDGLLFVTPITYYLLSIGVL